One Benincasa hispida cultivar B227 chromosome 5, ASM972705v1, whole genome shotgun sequence genomic window carries:
- the LOC120077450 gene encoding auxin-induced protein 15A-like: MGFRLPSIVHAKQSFRRSSSTGNGASPKAIDVPKGYFTVYVGEVQKKRFVIPLSCLNQPSFQDLLSQAEEEFGYDHPMGGITIPCSEEIFLSLTQS, from the coding sequence ATGGGTTTCCGCTTGCCTAGTATTGTTCATGCTAAGCAAAGTTTTCGGCGATCTTCGTCGACAGGAAATGGAGCATCTCCAAAGGCTATAGATGTTCCAAAGGGCTACTTTACAGTTTATGTTGGTGAAGTACAAAAGAAGCGTTTTGTCATCCCGCTATCTTGCTTGAACCAACCTTCATTTCAAGATTTATTGAGTCAAGCAGAAGAAGAATTTGGATATGATCATCCAATGGGTGGCATCACAATTCCTTGCAGTGAAGAAATTTTTCTCAGTCTCACACAAAGCTAA